A window from Dermacentor albipictus isolate Rhodes 1998 colony chromosome 10, USDA_Dalb.pri_finalv2, whole genome shotgun sequence encodes these proteins:
- the fj gene encoding extracellular serine/threonine protein kinase four-jointed, with translation MDAAMRWRRTWLATAGLAFCLGMTVGLLLPLRELARSGNNSSSSKAEAGSQHERPGNASSSGPPPPPTGSAAAASRALNGSDLSLLPRRSEKGTVRGIFWAGPAERLVAAGSLASEEDVSRWRATARRSTVRAVYEGCGRMQNRLIVFDTGVLSCARYRQNNDQIQGELFSFYLSRELGIRNLPSALLTRAAGRSWDPVRSSLELAQWRSDRPVVLTKFVDDLVPTFIPEEFRSPTTRRLHPPDVVNKTQKEIRDLIQWSDLIVFDYLTANLDRIVNNMFNLQWNPDMMNAPAHNLVRQKTTGLLVFLDNESGLVHGYRLLDKYEVFHRSLLDSLCVFRKGTADAVARLTRDRDIGRRLYSAFNSSDPGMDNYLPFLPERSVKILNKRLAQVNAQIRRCMDKYGHVLR, from the coding sequence ATGGATGCAGCCATGCGTTGGCGCAGGACTTGGCTGGCCACCGCGGGCCTCGCCTTCTGCCTCGGCATGACCGTCGGCCTGCTGCTCCCTTTGAGGGAGCTGGCTCGCAgcggcaacaacagcagcagcagcaaggcgGAGGCCGGCTCGCAGCATGAGCGGCCGGGCAATGCGTCTTCCAGCGGCCCCCCTCCGCCGCCGACGGGGAGCGCCGCCGCAGCTTCCCGTGCGCTCAACGGATCGGACCTGTCGCTGCTGCCTCGCCGCTCCGAGAAGGGCACGGTGCGAGGAATTTTCTGGGCGGGACCCGCGGAGCGACTGGTCGCCGCGGGCTCTCTGGCCAGCGAAGAGGACGTGTCTCGGTGGCGGGCCACCGCCAGGAGATCGACCGTCCGGGCCGTGTACGAAGGATGCGGCCGCATGCAGAACAGGCTTATCGTGTTCGACACCGGCGTGCTCAGCTGCGCCCGCTACCGCCAGAACAACGACCAGATTCAGGGCGAACTCTTCTCTTTCTACTTGTCCCGTGAGCTGGGCATTCGGAATCTGCCGTCCGCGCTGCTGACCCGGGCCGCCGGTCGGAGCTGGGATCCCGTGCGGTCGAGCCTCGAGCTGGCCCAGTGGCGCTCGGACAGACCGGTGGTGCTCACGAAATTCGTGGACGACTTGGTGCCTACCTTCATTCCGGAGGAATTCCGGTCGCCGACCACTCGTCGGCTGCATCCGCCCGACGTCGTTAACAAGACGCAGAAGGAGATCCGAGACCTCATCCAGTGGTCGGACTTGATCGTCTTCGACTACCTCACCGCGAACCTGGACCGCATCGTCAACAACATGTTCAACCTGCAGTGGAATCCGGACATGATGAACGCCCCCGCGCACAACCTGGTACGGCAAAAGACCACGGGCCTCCTCGTGTTCCTGGACAACGAGTCCGGGCTCGTGCACGGCTACAGGCTGCTGGACAAGTACGAAGTATTCCACCGATCCCTGCTGGACTCCCTTTGTGTATTTAGGAAGGGCACGGCCGATGCCGTCGCCAGACTCACCCGTGACAGGGACATAGGCCGAAGACTGTACAGTGCTTTTAACAGCAGTGACCCCGGCATGGATAATTACCTGCCTTTCCTGCCGGAGCGCAGCGTCAAGATCCTCAACAAGCGGCTGGCCCAAGTGAACGCACAGATACGCAGGTGCATGGATAAGTACGGCCATGTTCTACGGTAG